The Ascaphus truei isolate aAscTru1 unplaced genomic scaffold, aAscTru1.hap1 HAP1_SCAFFOLD_2870, whole genome shotgun sequence genome segment GAATCACTTGCAGGGTGAGGGCTTAAGTCCAGGATGAGGGATGATGTTTGTAAGTGACTAGCGATCCGCAAATGTACTTAGACGCAGAGCGGTATAAAAGAAATGAAGAAAGGTGATTTAAAGCCAGCAGACAAAATGTCTTCAACGTTACATTAAAATAAGAAAATGAACAGACTAGGTCAGACAAGGGCTCCTATCTGTGTCTGGCTCCCATCTATATGAGCACAAATACACAGACCAAAACCCTTATATACCTCTCTGCGGTCAATTGGATGCATTTGATTTAATCTCCTGGCTGCGAAACTCAGATCATActggtgcaatgaaatgaattatATATCCGATGCTGGGAGCTTCTCATAGTTGTCTGCAAGCAAGTACTCTAGATGTTGGGTAGagagtgtcaggtactgtagatgttgggtagagtgtcaggtactgtagatgttgggtagagagtgtcaggtactgtagatgttgggtagagagtgtcaggtactgtagatgttgtTAGGTAGAGAGTGTCCGGTACTGTAGATGTTAGGTAGAGAGTGTCAGGTACTCTAGATGTTGGGTagagtgtcaggtactgtaggtgttgggtagagtgtcaggtactgtagtgtagatgttgggtagagtgtcaggtactgtagatgttgttaggtagagagtgtcaggtactgtagatgttgggtagagtgtcaggtactgtagatgttgggtagagtatcaggtactgtagatgttagtgtcaggtactgtagatgttgggtagagagtgtcaggtactgtagatgttaggtagagagtgtcaggtactgtagatgttaggtagagagtgtcaggtactgtagatgttgggtagagtgtcaggtactgtaggtgttaggtagagagtgtcaggtactgtagatgttaggtagagagtgtcaggtactgtagatgttaggtagagagtgtcaggtactgtagatgttcggtagagagtgtcaggtactgtagatgttaGTGCCAGGTACTCTAGATGTTGGGTagagtgtcaggtactgtagatgttgggtagagtgtgtcaggtactgtagtgtagatgttgggtagagtgtgtcaggtactgtagatgttaGGTAGAAAGTCtcaggtactgtagatgttgggtagagtgtctggtactgtagatgttaggtagagagtgtcaggtactgtagatgttgggtagagtgtcgggtactgtagatgttaggtagagagtgtcaggtactgtagatgttgggtagagagtgtcaggtactgtagatgttaggtagagagtgtcaggtactgtagatgttgggtagagagtgtcaggtactgtagtGTAGATGCTGGGTAGagagtgtcaggtactgtagtgtagatgttgggtagagtgtgtcaggtactgtagatgttgggtagagagtgtcaggtactgtagtGTAGATGTTAGGTagagtgtcaggtactgtagatgttgggtagagtgtgtcaggtactgtagatgttgggtagagagtgtcaggtactgtagatgttaGGTAGAGAGTGTCtcaggtactgtagatgttgggtagagtgtctcaggtactgtagatgttgggtagagtgtcaggtactgtagtgtagatgttgggtagagtgtgtcaggtactgtagatgttgggtagagtgtgtcaggtactgtagtgtagatgttgggtagagagtgtcaggtactgtagatgttaggtagagagtgtcaggtactgtagatgttgggtagagtatctcaggtactgtagatgttgggtagagtgtcaggtactgtagtgtagatgttgggtagagtgtgtcaggtactgtagatgttaggtagagagtgtcaggtactgtagatgttgggtagagtgtcaggtactgtagatgtttggtagagagtgtcaggtactgtaggtgttgggtatagtgtgtcaggtactgtagatgttgggtagagtgtgtcaggtactgtagatgttaggtagagtgtcaggtactgtagatgttaggtagagtgtcaggtactgtagatgttgggtagagagtgtcaggtactgtagatgttgggtagagagtgtcaggtactgtagatgttgggtagagtgtgtcaggtactgtaggtgttgggtagagtgtgtcaggtactgtagatgttgggtagagtgtgtcaggtactgtaggtgttgggtagagtgtcaggtactgtagatgttgggtagagtgtgtcaggtactgtagatgtttGGTAGAGTGTCGggtactgtagatgttgggtagactgtcaggtactgtagtgtagatgttgggtagagtgtgtcaggtactgtagatgttgggtagagtgtgtcaggtactgtagtgtagatgttgggtagagtgtgtcaggtactgtaggtgttgggtagagtgtgtcaggtaatgtagatgttgggtagagtgtcaggtactgtagtgtagatgttgggtagagtgtgtcaggtactgtagtgtagatgttgggtagagtgtgtcaggtactgtaggtgttgggtagagtgtgtcaggtactgtagtgtagatgttgggtagagtgtgtcaggtactgtaggtgttgggtagagtgtgtcaggtactgtagatgttgggtagagtgtcaggtactgtagtgtagatgttgggtagagtgtgtcaggtactgtagtgtagatgttgggtagagtgtgtcaggtactgtaggtgttgggtagagtgtgtcaggtactgtagatgttgggtagtgtgtgtcaggtactgtagatgttgggtagagtgtgtcaggtactgtaggtgttgggtagagagtgtcaggtactgcagtgtagatgttgggtagagtgtgtcaggtactgtaggtgttgggtagagtgtgtcaggtactgtaggtgttgggtagagtgtgtcaggtactgtaggtgttgggtagagagtgtcaggtactgtagtgtagatgttgggtagagtgtgtcaggtactgtaggtgttgggtagagtgtgtcaggtactgtaggtgttgggtagagtgtgtcaggtactgtagatgttggtTAGTGTGTCAGGTACTGTACTGCCAGCTTCTGATTTGTATAGTTCATAGAATGCTGCAGGAATAAgctataatctttttttttttccccctattctCGTGCAGCACGAAAGCTGCCTTAAATCAGacattttaatgttaaaaaaggTGATGCTTTCATTTGTGTTCCATTCTAGCAATTAAATATACCAGCAAAGCTTTCCTACCCACGAGTAGATCCTTTAATCCACTGTAATCCACTACCCCCACTTTTTTTCACCCTAGTCCCATGATAAACATAAATTGTAGGCATGCCAAATTCTGCCCTGGCTCATCTGGAAACCTCCGCTTCTTCGTGCATCATTTAGAATATTAAACTATATAACGCCAAGAGGCAATGAGAATGACTTCTGCAACCTCACAGTATCTCtataccaggggcggccaacttaagtcctcaaaggccaccaacaggtcaggttttcaggatatccctgcttcagcacgggtgggtCAGTCATGGAGCCTGCTTTAGCACATgtcaaagactgggccactgattgagtcacctgtgctgaagcagggatatcctgaaaacctaatctgttggtggcccttgaggacgggagtgaGCACCCCTGATCTGTAACATGCTTCGATTATAGCGCGTCCACGCAGCTGGCTACATTTGTTTGTAATTAACTCTTTGAGTGACCTGTGATATAGCCATTGTGTCATAGTGTCAGGcaccccaggggtcccatgatataATGGCTTTGGGATGGGCTTTTTTCGGCTAATTTTCAGGGTGAGATCCCGTTCTGCGTTCCTGTGCAGCGCAGAACGTGATGGAGCCAGCAGCGGAAAAGAGGAGGAGGTCTCAGTTCACGTCATCAGTGACACTGCAATCATGTGATCGCTCCGAGACCGCGTCGTGCCGGAGTGAGGCCAAGGGACTCTGGCGCGGCAGCCTCTCCGGCACTCAACGTGTTAAATAAGATGGTGCAAACTTAAGATTTTGTACCCAATGAACAACGAAAGGGCTGAAGGGGGAGCACAGTAAtgacactgcctttgaagtgggtgaatccGGTTAACATTCCGGGGCCAGCTCTGGTCAAGTCACCCAATCTCCCTGCgcaccaaaaatagattgtaagctctgcggggcaggggcaCCTTTTCCCTGCAAGATtctgtaaaaaatgtttttaaataaaagaCAGGCTTAAATATTGAAACGACGATCACAGGAGGAATGAAAAAGGTCCGGGGTAAAACTCCCAGCTTTGGATACCGTCTCCTTTTGCTTTGTCATTCCATGTCCTTGGGTAGAGTAGTGGTTGAAATAATAGTCAGGTTGTGGGTTGATTTGTGTGTGCCAAGTAGATGCGGGCAGTTGTGTTGCCTctgtgtgtcatataatgggtggGGTAAAGTGTGTGATACTGAGGCAGGTTCTTTACATTGTGTTTCAGGAATCGTTGGGCGCTGCACCTCTATCAGATATCACTATACGTCGTCCTCTTTGCCTCTCAACTTGCCCATCAATGTCACCAAGACCATCCGCCAAGATGAGTGGCACGCACTGCGTAAGTCAAATCCCTACCTGCTACCCTGTCTCCTGCACACACCGCCCCATCTCATGTAGAGGAACCTATCACCATGGCGGAGGGACTTATCCCACATATGGGTGCCCGACTATGAACCTATTCTCTGTAGGTGTAACCCCGTCCTACTTTAGccatttcataaataaataaccTCTCTCACCCTCAAGAATGAGTATCCACTGACCACATCATACGAGTTACCCTATATCAggagtgcccaactccagtcctcaagggtcgccaagggccaccaatagatcaggttttaaggctatcccgcttcagcgcaggtggctcagtcgttgactgaggcacctgtgctgaagcagggatatcctgaaacctgaactgttggtgacccttgaggacaggaATTGACCACCCTCACCCTATATCTACCAGTCTCTCattatccgccccccccccctgcagatcTGCGTCGGATGACTGCCGGCTTCATTGGTATGGCCGTCGCCATCATCCTCTTTGGGTGGTTGATCGGAGTGCTGGGCTGCTGTAAGCAGCACGACCTCATGCAGTATGTGGCGGGGCTGCTTTTCCTCATGGGAGGTAAGAGAAGGGTTCTTTGTTTCATGTGGGATCAGCTGGAATCGTCTAATTACCAGCCATTGACTGTCCTCACAAAGAGATCACACACCGAGCCACCTTTTCAGGCGGGAACCCATGTGAAAGGGTGAAATACAACAGCGTCCCCAATATTTCAGTCCCCTTATGGGATGGCAACCAGGGATTTCACTTTGAAACTGGACGTGCTCTCCTTATGATGCACAAATAGAacgatttttatttttatggggaATATAAAACATTTGTTTGACAATTAACAAACACTCCTACACTTAAAGCACTGGGAAATTAACTGTTAAGACTCAAATGCGCAGATAAATTTGAGGCCGGCACAGAGGCAGGATGGAAATGGATTAAGTTTGAGGCAATTGGAAACCTATTCAGCTACCATCTTTACCACAGAAATAATTGCCGGCATTGTTGAAAATAGTTACCCCTTATAAGATCGGGACACTGACGTGCTACAATATTGGAAAGAACAGATCTGTAGGGAGAGCCAGAGGGTCTCATTACTGGCAGCGATATTTGTCTTTATAATACGGGGACAGGTATAAGAGATGGGCTGCTGGGTTTAAATACAAATCTAAATATTTGGGATAGGCACAGGGGAAAAACACGGAATAATATAGCCATGGTTCagtccttttgctgccagagggggaaGGGAAAACGGAAAAGTGTCAGATTAGGAAGCAATGCAGTGGGATGCTATGTATTTACacgggaggccaactccagtcctcgtgccaccaacaggtctggttttcaagatatccctgcttcagcctttgattgagccacctgtgctcaagcagggattgattgagccacctgtgctgaagcagggatatcctgaaaccagacctgttggtggcccttgaggactggagttggccgcccctggggtAGAACATGACTAAGGAAGTATCTCTGTTGTCCATGTAGTGaccactctctcttccctcagGAACCTGCTGTATTATCTCCCTCTGCACCTGTGTAGCCGGCATAAACTTCGAGTTATCACGTTATCCGCGCTACGTGTACGGTCTGCCCGAGGACATCAGCCACGGTTACGGCTGGTCAATGTTCTGTGCCTGGGGCGGTCTGGGACTCACCCTCCTCTCTGGATTCCTCTGCACTTTAGCCCCCTCACTCAGTGCTTCCCAATCTGCTGTCCACAAATCCCGGCAGGAGAACGGGGCTGtctgacacccctcccccccccctccaccccccagcgAGGACCGAAAGAGACAACCCCATCAAGCCAAAGATGGGACAAAATGACAGACTGGGGCGCTCTTGTCCTGCTAAGGAAGTTGTTCTGTTCAAGCTGTTTGTTTGGTCTGACCACGTGGTTACTTGTGAGAATTGCAGAGGTTTGTGCCTCATGTTATCAGTGGGAATTATTTGACAGTGTGACGGGAACATATGTTGCAAGGCAAGAGGAGAAGAAATAATAACGCGTTTGCTGCTGGAGAGACCTG includes the following:
- the LOC142483010 gene encoding transmembrane protein 178B-like; the encoded protein is MRLLAGAGLCLALAALALLAVALCTDHWYETDARRHRDRCRKPGGKRNDPGYMYTPGQHLPLRGAHTRTTRGGELTPMGVRRISKLGDPVILNKGDPRLTGAHDPPPPPPPPLSRPYLAVDSHCSRRFNSTVSGLWRRCHREGFDKDTEQLILKGIVGRCTSIRYHYTSSSLPLNLPINVTKTIRQDEWHALHLRRMTAGFIGMAVAIILFGWLIGVLGCCKQHDLMQYVAGLLFLMGGTCCIISLCTCVAGINFELSRYPRYVYGLPEDISHGYGWSMFCAWGGLGLTLLSGFLCTLAPSLSASQSAVHKSRQENGAV